From a region of the Aulosira sp. FACHB-615 genome:
- a CDS encoding peptidoglycan recognition family protein, with product MSFREWATRVLLISLVFTALSVALLIGKINQAKIHQTTSSNQEMTTAWSEYPQVKLQSSKNQSAKSPVIPRQNLGRYRTTEAFAKYQPRYEIAIVDPSNYGDRYTQDIYGVTLTNPAIIVLHETGYSADSAINFFQTPHEDESVQASYHSLIKLDGTVVYLVPPEKRAFGAANSVFESFNGVETVQTNPNLAPSVNNFAYHVSLETPPDGRGDNYIKAHSGYTEAQYYSLAWLIAQSQVPEDRITTHQQVDRSGQKVDPVSFDFDKFLVLLNTYRQISPVYRAQG from the coding sequence ATGAGTTTTAGAGAATGGGCAACCAGGGTGCTATTAATTTCTCTAGTGTTTACTGCTTTGAGTGTGGCACTGTTGATTGGCAAAATTAACCAAGCAAAAATCCATCAAACCACCTCATCAAATCAAGAGATGACGACAGCTTGGAGTGAATATCCTCAAGTAAAGTTGCAATCTTCTAAAAATCAATCAGCCAAGTCTCCAGTCATTCCCAGGCAAAATCTTGGCAGATATCGAACTACAGAGGCTTTTGCGAAATATCAACCAAGATATGAGATTGCCATAGTAGACCCTAGTAATTATGGCGATCGCTACACTCAAGATATTTACGGTGTCACACTCACCAATCCAGCTATTATCGTACTCCATGAAACTGGTTATTCTGCGGACAGTGCGATTAATTTCTTTCAAACACCCCACGAAGATGAAAGTGTCCAAGCAAGTTATCATTCCTTAATTAAATTAGATGGCACAGTTGTTTATTTAGTCCCACCAGAAAAACGCGCTTTTGGGGCGGCTAACTCAGTGTTTGAAAGCTTTAATGGCGTTGAAACTGTGCAGACTAATCCTAATTTAGCGCCATCTGTAAATAATTTTGCCTATCATGTTTCTTTAGAAACCCCACCCGATGGCCGGGGAGATAATTATATTAAAGCTCATAGCGGCTATACCGAAGCCCAATATTATTCTTTAGCTTGGTTAATTGCCCAAAGTCAGGTTCCTGAAGACCGCATTACTACCCATCAACAAGTTGACCGTTCTGGTCAAAAAGTTGACCCAGTAAGTTTTGATTTTGATAAATTCTTGGTTTTACTTAATACCTATCGTCAAATCAGTCCAGTTTATCGAGCGCAGGGGTAA
- a CDS encoding type II toxin-antitoxin system RelE/ParE family toxin translates to MSRYIIAPSAIRDLNDIANYFLDKNLEAGERIFREFHNKCQKLAQFPNMGRSYAHVKDSLRGLPLNGYIILYQVIDDGVTILRIVSGRQDLESLFAELDDN, encoded by the coding sequence ATGAGCCGATATATTATTGCGCCATCTGCCATTCGTGATTTAAATGATATTGCTAATTACTTTCTTGATAAAAATTTGGAAGCTGGCGAAAGAATCTTTAGAGAATTTCATAATAAGTGTCAAAAATTGGCTCAATTTCCCAATATGGGGCGTAGCTATGCTCATGTTAAAGATTCATTGCGTGGTTTACCACTAAATGGATATATCATTTTGTATCAAGTTATTGATGATGGAGTCACTATTTTGCGAATTGTTAGTGGTCGTCAAGACTTAGAAAGTTTATTTGCAGAACTAGATGATAACTAA
- a CDS encoding sulfate ABC transporter substrate-binding protein → MKFWQHPLKQIQNRPYRFRLNSLKGFVSLTLVGAILSVALAACSGGNSSSSGDGTTPAASPVAANKSNVEITLVSFAVTKAAHEAIIPKFVEKWKQEHNQTVTFKQSYGGSGSQTRAVIDGLEADVVHLALAGDTEKIQKAGLIEAGWETEVPNNGIVSKSVAAIVTREGNPKNIKTWTDLSKEGVKLITADPKTSGVAKWNFLALWNAVIKTGGDEAKATEFVTKVYNNVPILTKDAREATDAFFKQGQGDALINYENEIVLAEQKGEKVNYIVPDVNISIDNPVAVVDKNVDKHGNREVAEAFVKYLYTPEAQQEFAKLGFRPVDETVAQSKEVKDKFPSVKTLGTVKDYGGWSEIDKKFFAEGGVFDKIQAQKKK, encoded by the coding sequence ATGAAATTTTGGCAGCATCCCCTGAAGCAAATTCAGAATAGACCATATCGGTTCAGACTCAATTCACTCAAAGGTTTTGTATCACTCACCTTAGTAGGAGCTATTTTGAGTGTGGCGCTGGCCGCCTGCTCTGGTGGAAATAGCAGTAGTTCTGGTGATGGTACTACACCTGCTGCTAGTCCTGTTGCAGCAAATAAATCCAATGTGGAAATCACCTTAGTTTCCTTCGCGGTGACTAAAGCTGCTCACGAAGCAATTATTCCCAAGTTTGTAGAGAAGTGGAAACAAGAGCATAATCAAACTGTCACCTTCAAGCAAAGTTATGGTGGTTCTGGTTCGCAAACTCGCGCCGTCATCGATGGTTTAGAAGCAGATGTAGTTCACCTAGCATTGGCTGGAGATACAGAAAAGATCCAGAAAGCCGGATTGATTGAGGCAGGATGGGAAACTGAAGTTCCCAATAACGGTATTGTATCGAAATCCGTTGCGGCGATCGTTACTCGTGAAGGTAATCCGAAAAACATCAAAACTTGGACAGATTTATCAAAAGAAGGCGTAAAATTAATTACCGCCGATCCAAAAACATCTGGTGTAGCCAAATGGAACTTCCTAGCACTGTGGAACGCAGTCATTAAAACTGGCGGAGATGAGGCTAAAGCCACAGAATTTGTCACAAAAGTGTATAATAACGTACCAATTTTGACCAAGGATGCCCGTGAAGCAACTGACGCATTTTTCAAACAAGGTCAAGGTGATGCCTTAATCAACTACGAAAATGAAATTGTGTTAGCTGAACAGAAGGGTGAAAAAGTAAATTACATCGTTCCTGATGTAAATATTTCTATCGATAACCCAGTTGCTGTGGTAGATAAAAATGTTGATAAGCATGGTAATCGAGAAGTAGCAGAAGCTTTTGTGAAATATCTCTACACTCCAGAAGCACAGCAAGAATTTGCCAAATTGGGATTCCGACCAGTTGATGAAACTGTAGCCCAAAGCAAAGAAGTCAAAGACAAGTTCCCCAGCGTTAAAACATTAGGCACAGTCAAAGATTACGGTGGTTGGAGTGAAATTGACAAGAAATTCTTTGCTGAGGGCGGTGTTTTTGACAAGATTCAAGCCCAAAAGAAAAAGTAA
- a CDS encoding Rid family detoxifying hydrolase, whose protein sequence is MDAEELLERYAAGSRQFHNGNRQGIDLQGADLSEIDLLRANWNGADLSEAILINAKLNSTSLSRASLVNANLTGIDGSSINLSLADLSGADLSCANLSNGNLSQADCTEVNFTQVKFLDTNLHGANLHKAKLRGVTLEKCNLSEVNLTEADLVRVFLGQTNLKKACLQGANLERACLVNANLIKANLNGANLRKADLTGANIYGASFIDADLTGAIMPDGEIYKPIASEVEVGKQVVSPEKVISMTRQVINTDQAPAPVGPYNQAIAASGQMIFVAGQIAIDPRLGDVVYTDDVKKQTEQVLANLEAILKAAGATFANVVKTTVFLADMNDFAAVNAVYAKYFPEDTAPARACVQVSRLPKDVMVEIDCIAVV, encoded by the coding sequence ATGGATGCTGAGGAACTTTTAGAAAGATATGCAGCAGGATCACGACAATTTCACAATGGAAATCGCCAAGGTATAGACCTTCAAGGTGCGGATTTAAGTGAAATAGACTTACTTAGAGCAAATTGGAATGGCGCGGACTTGAGTGAGGCAATCCTCATTAATGCAAAACTTAATAGCACTAGCCTCAGTAGAGCATCCCTTGTTAATGCAAATTTGACTGGAATAGATGGTTCTTCAATAAATCTTAGTTTGGCAGACTTAAGTGGTGCGGACTTAAGTTGTGCAAATTTAAGCAATGGAAATCTTAGCCAAGCAGATTGTACTGAAGTAAATTTTACTCAAGTCAAGTTTTTGGATACAAATCTTCACGGTGCTAATCTCCATAAGGCTAAACTTCGGGGAGTTACTTTAGAGAAATGTAATTTATCAGAGGTAAATCTAACTGAGGCAGATTTAGTTAGAGTTTTCTTGGGACAAACAAACCTCAAGAAAGCTTGTTTGCAAGGAGCAAATTTAGAGAGGGCTTGTTTGGTAAATGCAAATTTAATTAAAGCAAATCTCAACGGTGCAAATTTGAGGAAGGCTGATTTAACTGGGGCGAATATTTATGGAGCCAGCTTTATAGATGCTGACCTAACTGGTGCGATAATGCCTGATGGAGAAATTTACAAACCGATCGCCTCTGAGGTAGAAGTCGGTAAACAGGTAGTATCACCAGAAAAAGTAATATCTATGACACGACAAGTTATTAATACTGATCAAGCACCTGCACCAGTGGGGCCGTATAATCAAGCGATCGCAGCTTCTGGTCAAATGATATTTGTGGCTGGACAAATTGCGATCGATCCTCGACTCGGTGATGTTGTTTACACAGATGATGTCAAAAAGCAAACTGAGCAAGTATTAGCAAATTTAGAAGCAATTTTAAAAGCTGCTGGGGCGACTTTTGCCAATGTCGTCAAAACAACAGTGTTTTTAGCTGATATGAATGATTTTGCTGCCGTGAATGCGGTTTATGCTAAATACTTCCCTGAAGATACAGCCCCAGCGCGTGCTTGTGTTCAAGTGTCGCGTTTACCAAAAGATGTAATGGTAGAAATTGACTGTATCGCAGTGGTTTGA
- the cysT gene encoding sulfate ABC transporter permease subunit CysT, with translation MAVSSPSSPQDIVAETPVWKKFLHQLINLPWTWRITLAYLTFMLFLPIAAMFLKASTEPPARFWEIATSDVALATYNVTFVTSIGAALLNGVFGTLIAWVLVRYDFPLKRIIDATVDLPFALPTSVAGLTLATVYSDNGWIGSLLAPLGIKVSFTRLGVGVAMIFISLPFVVRTVQPVLQEMEHDIEEAAWCLGASQWQTFLKVILPPLFPTILTGVALGFSRAVGEYGSTVIIASNTPFQDLIAPVLIFQRLEQYDYSGATVIGMVLLTISLILLLAINFLQAWARRYDSK, from the coding sequence ATGGCTGTATCTTCCCCGTCATCACCTCAAGACATTGTTGCCGAAACTCCTGTTTGGAAGAAATTTCTGCATCAGTTGATTAATTTGCCTTGGACATGGCGCATTACTTTGGCGTATCTAACATTCATGTTGTTTTTGCCAATAGCAGCTATGTTCTTAAAAGCCAGTACCGAACCACCTGCTAGGTTTTGGGAAATTGCCACTAGCGATGTTGCTTTGGCAACTTACAACGTAACCTTTGTGACATCCATAGGGGCGGCGTTGCTCAATGGTGTATTTGGTACTTTAATTGCCTGGGTTTTGGTGCGTTACGACTTTCCTTTAAAAAGGATAATTGATGCCACAGTAGATTTACCCTTTGCCCTGCCAACTTCTGTAGCGGGTTTAACATTGGCAACAGTTTACAGCGATAATGGCTGGATTGGTTCACTGTTAGCGCCTCTGGGAATTAAAGTATCATTCACTCGCTTGGGTGTGGGTGTAGCCATGATATTTATTTCCCTACCTTTTGTGGTGAGGACTGTCCAACCTGTATTGCAAGAAATGGAACATGACATTGAGGAAGCGGCTTGGTGTTTGGGTGCTTCCCAATGGCAAACCTTTTTGAAAGTCATTTTACCGCCTTTATTTCCGACAATTTTGACGGGTGTTGCTTTGGGTTTTTCCCGTGCAGTTGGTGAGTATGGCTCAACAGTAATTATTGCTTCTAATACACCCTTTCAAGATTTAATTGCGCCGGTGTTGATTTTCCAGAGATTAGAGCAGTATGACTATTCTGGCGCGACTGTGATTGGGATGGTGTTGTTGACAATTTCTTTAATACTGCTGTTGGCAATTAATTTCTTACAAGCGTGGGCGAGAAGATATGACAGTAAATGA
- a CDS encoding type II toxin-antitoxin system ParD family antitoxin, protein MNIQLKPEHEQFIQAQIASGRFTNADEVIDIAFQLLEKLNTDYISWIEETRHKVDVAIAEIERGEGLDGETVVMEILDRFQKAREGTE, encoded by the coding sequence ATGAATATCCAACTTAAGCCAGAACATGAGCAATTTATCCAAGCTCAAATCGCTAGTGGCAGATTTACTAATGCAGATGAGGTTATTGATATAGCATTTCAACTGCTAGAGAAACTAAATACTGACTACATTTCGTGGATAGAAGAAACTCGGCACAAAGTTGATGTTGCAATTGCTGAAATTGAACGAGGGGAAGGTTTGGATGGAGAAACAGTAGTTATGGAAATACTCGACAGGTTTCAAAAGGCGCGTGAGGGTACGGAATGA
- a CDS encoding Uma2 family endonuclease, which translates to MTATITQTYQITWEKLPEDYILPDEPVDNINQPALAAALTQSLELAGKLPVNALTPTNYGICATLNGATVVKAPDWAYIPNITVSREEVIRSYTPQLEGDIPIIVIEFLSDKDGGEYSIKPTYPPGKWFFYECILKVPNYAIFEPASGNLEVYLLDNNTGRYAIQSPNENQHYLIADMNLYLGVWQGTHENRTGYWLRWWDENGQLLLWGSELVEQERQRAEQERQRAERLAAQLRAAGIEPQD; encoded by the coding sequence ATGACAGCCACCATCACCCAAACCTACCAAATCACTTGGGAAAAACTACCCGAAGATTATATTCTGCCTGATGAACCAGTGGACAACATCAACCAACCAGCCTTAGCCGCAGCCTTAACCCAAAGCCTAGAACTAGCAGGAAAACTCCCAGTTAATGCGCTGACACCAACAAATTACGGCATTTGCGCCACTTTAAACGGTGCAACAGTTGTCAAAGCACCAGATTGGGCATATATTCCTAACATTACAGTCAGCAGAGAAGAAGTAATTCGCAGTTACACGCCGCAATTAGAAGGAGACATCCCCATAATTGTGATTGAATTTCTCTCTGATAAAGATGGCGGAGAATATTCCATCAAACCAACGTATCCCCCTGGTAAATGGTTTTTTTACGAGTGCATTTTAAAAGTACCAAACTATGCAATTTTTGAACCAGCCAGTGGTAACTTAGAGGTTTATTTGTTAGATAACAACACAGGTAGGTATGCCATACAAAGTCCTAACGAAAACCAACATTACTTGATAGCCGACATGAATCTTTACCTTGGTGTATGGCAAGGTACACATGAAAATCGTACAGGTTATTGGTTGCGCTGGTGGGATGAAAATGGACAATTATTATTGTGGGGTTCTGAGTTAGTTGAACAAGAACGCCAACGTGCAGAACAAGAACGCCAACGTGCAGAAAGACTAGCAGCACAATTACGAGCAGCAGGTATTGAACCACAAGATTAA
- the radA gene encoding DNA repair protein RadA: MPKPKTFYICNECGAESPQWFGKCPNCGTYNSLEEQFAIQSSVDVPTRGGVSSWHKEQNNGKPNAKPAKPRASLTFDQISDRQVTRWESGYGELDRVLGGGVVPGSMVLIGGDPGIGKSTLLLQVSNQLAQRYRILYVSGEESGQQVKLRALRLGVSKPMNVVGDANDKQTESQENTEASETSATTEALEAETPEGMSADLYVLPETDLEEILREIDSLRPNVAVIDSIQTVFFPALTSAPGSVAQVRECTAALMKVAKHEDITMLIVGHVTKEGAIAGPKVLEHLVDTVLYFEGDRFASHRLLRTVKNRFGATHEIGIFEMVEHGLREVSNPSELFLGNRDDPAPGTAIVVACEGTRPIVVELQALVSPTSYPSPRRAGTGVDYNRLVQILAVLEKRVGIPMSKLDSYVASAGGLSVVEPAVDLGVAIAIVASFRDRIVDPGTVLIGEVGLGGQVRAVSQMELRLKEAAKLGFKRAIVPKGTKFPDLNLEILPVSKVIDAIIAAIPHQTLEDSDFDPDDDE, translated from the coding sequence ATGCCTAAGCCTAAAACCTTTTACATTTGTAACGAATGTGGTGCAGAATCTCCCCAGTGGTTTGGTAAATGTCCTAATTGCGGAACCTACAATTCTTTAGAAGAACAATTTGCGATTCAATCTTCTGTGGATGTCCCCACAAGAGGCGGAGTCAGCAGTTGGCACAAAGAGCAAAATAATGGTAAGCCTAATGCTAAACCAGCAAAACCGCGAGCTTCACTGACTTTTGATCAAATTAGCGATCGCCAAGTCACGCGCTGGGAATCTGGCTATGGAGAATTAGATCGAGTCTTGGGTGGTGGCGTTGTTCCCGGTTCAATGGTGTTAATTGGTGGTGATCCGGGAATTGGGAAATCGACATTATTGTTGCAAGTATCCAATCAACTGGCGCAGAGATATCGTATTCTTTATGTTTCTGGGGAAGAATCAGGACAACAAGTCAAATTGCGGGCTTTGCGTTTGGGTGTGTCTAAACCGATGAATGTAGTTGGGGATGCTAATGATAAACAAACTGAGTCTCAGGAAAATACAGAAGCATCAGAAACATCCGCTACTACCGAAGCATTAGAAGCAGAAACACCAGAAGGCATGAGTGCAGACTTGTATGTATTACCAGAAACTGATTTAGAAGAGATTTTACGGGAAATAGATTCCCTCAGACCGAATGTAGCGGTAATTGATAGTATTCAAACGGTGTTTTTTCCGGCTTTGACATCTGCACCTGGTTCGGTAGCCCAGGTAAGGGAATGTACCGCCGCTTTGATGAAAGTGGCGAAGCATGAAGATATTACGATGTTAATTGTGGGACACGTCACCAAAGAAGGTGCGATCGCCGGGCCGAAAGTTTTAGAACACTTAGTAGATACAGTATTGTACTTTGAAGGCGATCGCTTTGCCTCCCACCGCTTATTAAGAACCGTGAAAAACCGCTTCGGGGCCACCCACGAAATCGGTATCTTTGAAATGGTAGAACACGGACTGCGAGAAGTTTCTAACCCTTCAGAGTTATTTTTAGGCAATCGTGATGATCCCGCACCTGGGACAGCAATTGTGGTGGCTTGTGAAGGTACACGCCCGATTGTGGTGGAATTACAAGCCTTGGTTAGTCCGACAAGTTACCCCTCACCCCGACGCGCTGGAACTGGAGTAGACTACAACCGCTTAGTCCAAATTCTCGCCGTCTTAGAAAAACGTGTGGGGATTCCTATGTCTAAATTAGATTCTTATGTTGCTTCGGCGGGTGGATTGAGTGTAGTAGAACCAGCCGTAGATTTAGGAGTTGCGATCGCGATTGTTGCCAGTTTCCGCGATCGCATTGTTGACCCTGGTACAGTTTTGATTGGGGAAGTCGGCTTGGGTGGACAAGTCCGCGCCGTTTCCCAAATGGAACTGCGGTTAAAAGAAGCAGCTAAATTGGGATTTAAAAGAGCGATCGTCCCGAAAGGCACAAAATTTCCTGACCTTAATCTAGAAATCTTACCAGTATCCAAAGTAATTGATGCAATTATCGCCGCCATCCCCCATCAAACACTAGAAGATAGCGATTTCGATCCCGACGATGACGAATAG
- the cysW gene encoding sulfate ABC transporter permease subunit CysW: MTVNEPRFNPKQQKSWVPTVLIGIAIGYLALIQYIPAINVFVQAFKKGITPFFANLTHPAFLHAAWLTLILALIAVPLNTVFGLCAAWAIARHKFPGRAIVLSIIDLPFSISPVVAGLMIVLLYGRNGWFAPFLQAHDIKIIFAFPGMVLATAFVSMPFVAREVIPVLEEFGSDQEEAAKTLGAKDWQIFWRVTLPSIRWGLLYGIILTNARAMGEFGAVSVVSGNIAGKTQSLPLFVEDAYKQYETEAAFSAAVLLALLAVVTLILKEILERKTRIKDVE, translated from the coding sequence ATGACAGTAAATGAGCCAAGATTTAACCCCAAACAACAGAAAAGTTGGGTTCCGACAGTTTTAATTGGCATTGCCATTGGTTATTTAGCATTAATTCAATACATCCCAGCAATTAACGTTTTTGTCCAAGCCTTTAAAAAAGGAATAACCCCGTTTTTTGCCAACTTAACCCACCCAGCGTTTCTCCATGCAGCTTGGCTAACCTTAATATTGGCGTTAATTGCTGTACCGTTAAATACCGTTTTTGGCTTGTGTGCAGCTTGGGCGATCGCACGACATAAATTCCCTGGTCGTGCCATAGTTTTAAGTATTATCGACCTACCCTTTTCTATCTCTCCCGTAGTTGCTGGGTTGATGATTGTCTTACTCTATGGCCGCAACGGCTGGTTTGCCCCTTTTCTCCAAGCTCATGATATTAAAATTATCTTTGCCTTTCCGGGAATGGTATTAGCAACCGCTTTTGTTAGTATGCCCTTTGTCGCACGAGAAGTCATTCCTGTATTAGAGGAATTTGGTAGTGACCAAGAAGAAGCAGCTAAAACCTTGGGTGCAAAAGATTGGCAAATATTTTGGCGCGTCACCTTACCTAGCATTCGTTGGGGATTACTTTACGGCATAATTTTGACCAACGCCAGAGCAATGGGCGAATTCGGTGCTGTTTCGGTAGTTTCTGGTAACATTGCTGGCAAAACTCAGAGTTTACCCTTGTTTGTCGAAGATGCTTACAAGCAATATGAAACTGAAGCTGCCTTTTCTGCGGCTGTACTCTTGGCACTGTTAGCAGTCGTCACATTAATACTGAAAGAAATTTTAGAACGCAAAACGCGCATCAAAGACGTTGAATGA
- a CDS encoding HEAT repeat domain-containing protein: MEQKGRHLSYDAGRKQAKILLFALLSFVENSEESKDCKADWQAGTELWVTHSTLEGLAEVTKRYNDSLEPEAIRNALNCLIKLKIIEDKRGQTNAKTRTNSKVWLFALKFPSIDKEENLNWLFKQGGEWDKCREAQKNNSAKIPKTLKEKSQGVDWQEKCRAMLEKYKRPTTNEFLFADDEMKFELEEIHVPLALVERKKPKNCSDDISAEQGSRLYEPSYEEKQRFEHQAFLEQIIRDGVGKTQGHRIALIGEPGAGKTTQLQTIAFWILNNHLGLPIWISLADLQGKRVEDYLLQNWLKNALEVVRVTEEQENFFADLFKNNFVWLLLDAADEMSSPQPLTQISQQLTGWVKNARVVLTCRVNVWEANANALENFETYRLLNFAYPQQVQEFIGRWFHNRNADKGERLWQELDKPERQRIQDLVKNPLRLALLCSTWQSSDKGLPETKAELYQHFVAEFYRWENRFPTTEQQQEELNAALGRLAKRAIEQEKSRFRLTHKFVREVLGDAKQPNSLFWLALKLGWLNEVGLAAESATKEKVYAFYHPTFEEYFAALAVKNWDEFLNHVPDNPALGVYRIFAPQWKEVILLWLGREDVGKQKKEEFIQALIEFDDGCGEFRAIDRVTKGFYEFCTYFLAAAAVDEWKNSVNADAIVAKIVKWRCGEFKVEQNKWVKFLIPILRGAITALPQTNCIKAIDALVELIGNPQLDDDTRKQVASSLGEIGSGNQKAIDVLVDFIGNPQLDDFTRFQAASSLKKISSANQNQKAIARQAESSLGEISSGNKKAIAALVELIANPQLDDLTRWQAASSLGEIGSGNEKAIAALVKLIGKPQLNDYTRWQATSSLEKILLEKQMPNVVTALKDYLSPESYKNNFKRFDNCYRVIWKCAQSMPYPAFYQAWHQQEKVKDGE, from the coding sequence ATGGAGCAGAAGGGGCGACATCTTAGCTACGATGCTGGTAGAAAACAAGCAAAAATATTGCTGTTTGCTTTACTGTCCTTTGTGGAAAATTCGGAAGAATCAAAGGACTGTAAAGCCGATTGGCAAGCGGGTACTGAGTTATGGGTAACGCATTCTACATTAGAAGGACTGGCAGAAGTGACGAAGAGGTATAACGACAGCTTAGAGCCTGAAGCAATTAGGAATGCGCTCAACTGTCTAATAAAGTTGAAAATTATTGAGGATAAACGCGGACAAACCAACGCCAAAACTAGAACAAACTCAAAAGTTTGGCTTTTCGCGCTTAAGTTTCCCAGCATCGATAAAGAAGAAAACCTGAATTGGTTGTTTAAGCAAGGTGGGGAATGGGATAAATGCCGAGAAGCTCAAAAAAACAACTCTGCTAAAATTCCCAAGACTCTGAAAGAAAAATCTCAGGGTGTTGATTGGCAAGAAAAATGCCGCGCTATGCTGGAAAAGTACAAGCGTCCCACCACAAATGAGTTCCTGTTTGCTGATGATGAGATGAAATTTGAGCTAGAGGAAATTCATGTACCTTTAGCATTGGTGGAGCGTAAAAAACCGAAGAATTGCAGCGATGATATTTCCGCAGAACAAGGTTCACGACTTTACGAACCGAGTTATGAAGAAAAGCAGCGATTTGAACATCAGGCTTTTTTAGAGCAAATTATCCGTGATGGTGTTGGTAAAACTCAAGGACACCGCATTGCATTAATTGGAGAACCGGGTGCGGGAAAAACTACTCAGTTGCAAACTATAGCTTTTTGGATATTAAACAATCATCTAGGTTTACCAATTTGGATTTCTTTGGCAGACTTGCAAGGAAAGAGGGTAGAAGATTATTTACTGCAAAATTGGCTGAAGAATGCTTTAGAAGTGGTGCGTGTAACAGAAGAACAGGAAAACTTTTTTGCAGATTTATTCAAGAATAATTTTGTGTGGTTGTTGTTGGATGCAGCAGATGAAATGTCTTCACCCCAACCATTAACCCAGATTTCCCAGCAATTGACGGGATGGGTAAAAAATGCGCGGGTTGTGCTGACTTGTCGAGTGAATGTTTGGGAAGCAAACGCCAATGCTTTAGAAAATTTTGAGACGTATCGGTTACTCAATTTTGCATATCCCCAACAAGTGCAAGAGTTTATTGGGCGTTGGTTTCACAACAGAAATGCAGACAAAGGGGAAAGATTATGGCAGGAATTAGATAAACCTGAACGTCAGCGCATCCAAGATTTAGTTAAAAATCCTTTGCGCTTGGCGCTGTTGTGTAGCACTTGGCAAAGTTCTGATAAAGGTTTACCGGAAACTAAAGCTGAACTTTATCAGCATTTTGTGGCAGAGTTTTACAGGTGGGAAAACCGCTTCCCTACCACCGAACAGCAGCAAGAGGAATTAAACGCAGCCTTGGGACGTTTAGCAAAACGGGCAATTGAGCAAGAAAAATCACGGTTTCGGCTAACACATAAGTTTGTGCGTGAGGTATTAGGCGATGCAAAACAGCCAAATTCTTTATTTTGGTTAGCGTTAAAGTTGGGATGGCTTAATGAAGTTGGACTGGCTGCGGAATCAGCAACGAAAGAGAAAGTTTACGCTTTTTACCATCCCACATTTGAGGAATATTTTGCAGCGTTGGCGGTTAAAAATTGGGACGAGTTTCTAAATCATGTTCCCGACAACCCCGCGCTAGGCGTTTATCGTATTTTTGCCCCGCAGTGGAAAGAGGTGATTTTGCTGTGGTTGGGACGTGAAGATGTGGGAAAGCAGAAAAAAGAAGAGTTTATTCAGGCGTTGATAGAATTTGATGATGGGTGCGGAGAATTCAGAGCTATTGATAGAGTAACAAAGGGATTTTACGAGTTTTGTACTTATTTTCTTGCTGCTGCGGCGGTTGATGAGTGGAAAAATTCTGTCAACGCAGATGCTATTGTAGCGAAAATAGTTAAATGGCGTTGTGGTGAGTTTAAGGTTGAACAAAACAAGTGGGTAAAATTTCTCATACCAATCCTACGGGGAGCAATAACAGCACTGCCTCAGACAAATTGTATAAAAGCGATTGATGCTTTGGTGGAGTTAATTGGCAATCCACAACTTGATGATGATACCCGAAAGCAAGTTGCATCAAGTTTAGGGGAAATTGGCTCTGGCAACCAAAAAGCAATTGATGTTTTGGTGGACTTCATCGGCAATCCACAGTTGGATGATTTTACCAGATTTCAAGCGGCATCTAGCTTAAAGAAAATTAGCTCTGCCAACCAAAACCAAAAAGCGATCGCTAGGCAAGCGGAATCAAGTTTAGGGGAAATTAGCTCTGGCAACAAAAAAGCGATCGCTGCTTTGGTAGAGTTAATCGCTAATCCACAACTGGATGATTTGACCAGATGGCAAGCAGCATCTAGCTTAGGGGAAATTGGCTCTGGCAACGAAAAAGCGATCGCTGCTTTGGTAAAGTTAATCGGCAAACCACAACTAAATGATTATACCCGATGGCAAGCTACATCTAGCTTAGAAAAAATTCTGTTAGAGAAACAGATGCCAAATGTTGTCACCGCGTTGAAGGATTACTTATCACCTGAATCTTACAAAAATAACTTTAAGCGATTTGATAATTGCTACAGAGTTATCTGGAAGTGCGCCCAAAGTATGCCTTACCCAGCTTTTTATCAAGCTTGGCATCAACAAGAGAAAGTGAAAGATGGAGAGTAG